GACCTGGGCAATTGCAGTTCCTGACTATCTTTCTTCAGTCCAATATACAGGCAAATATGTGCCACAGAAGGTGCTAGGCCTTTCAATTGACGTTCTAACTTAGGACGAAGCGGATGTTGGGGATTGATCAACCGCTGAAATGTATTGAAAACCCCGGCATTACTGATAATTTTTTCTGCTTTCAGCTCATTACCATCCGCCATTAGCACCCCAACAGCCTTATTGCCTTCCATGATGATTTCTTTGACCTCGGCATTGGAGTAGATCTCTCCTCCTCCTGCTTTGATTTGAGGATAAATGAATTCGGCAATTTTAGATGAACCTCCCACCGGGAAATATCCTCCATTAAAATAATGACTGACCAAAATCGCATGCATAGCAAAACTGCTTTGGCCAGGCGGAAGGCCATAATCCCCATATTGCCCACAGAGTACCCCTATCAGCTTTTCATTCTTTGTAATAGAACGCAAGATGTCCAAAGTAGTCCTATCGGAATATTTGAGGAATTTCCGCGAATTCCATTTCCTAATCCATCTACCCAGCCAACCAGGAATCACTTTCATGCTGTAATAATTTCTGCTGGCCTTAATGACATTTTTTACAGCCTCCATGTAGCGGTCTATGGCGGCTTGATCTTCAGGTGTATCAAATTCAGATTTCAATTTTGACACCAGGTTTTCCCTTCCTTTTACCAAATCATAGGTTTTATCTTCAAAAACAATCCTGTCGTACACTTCCCCCATATCCTCCCATTGCAGTTTCCCGTCGGTAATGTACTGGAAAAGCCTAGGCATCAATTTATTTTTGGATTGTATATCCCCTACATAATGAATGCCAACGTCCCATTCATAATCCTTCCTTTTGAATACATGGGTAAAGCCACCAATGGTATAATGCTTCTCCAGCACCAGTACCTTTTTGCCATTTTGGGAAAGAAGAGCAGCAGTAGTCAGTCCACCCAGTCCTGAACCAATGACAATCGCATCATATTGCCCGGATGGTTTGCTTTGTTTATAGGAAGGAAAATTGCGCATGGGAAAGCATTTATCTAAATATAGCGCAATTGAAGGATAAAATGGAGACCAATTATTTTAGAATTTGTAAAAAACCAAAAGAATTTACAACTACTAAGGACACTTATCAATATTATTCTTCCCCGTAAGACTTCCCTTTGCAACTGCCTGAATTAGATCTGAACAGCCACTTGGATCCTTCAGGTTCAGTTTAGCCAATCCTCTTTGGGCCAAAGCCTCGACATGCTCTGGTTTGGCTTTTAAGACAGTTTCAAAATCCTCCAAAGCCCAGGAGTAATATCCAATCCGCATCAGTACCAATCCTCTGTTATATTTGGCCACCAAATTGTCTGGATCATACTTTAAGCTCATATTGAATGAGCCTGCCGCCCCTAAAATATCCCCAATCTGGGAGCGGGCCATTCCCTGATAAAAATATAC
This Cecembia calidifontis DNA region includes the following protein-coding sequences:
- a CDS encoding phytoene desaturase family protein, translated to MRNFPSYKQSKPSGQYDAIVIGSGLGGLTTAALLSQNGKKVLVLEKHYTIGGFTHVFKRKDYEWDVGIHYVGDIQSKNKLMPRLFQYITDGKLQWEDMGEVYDRIVFEDKTYDLVKGRENLVSKLKSEFDTPEDQAAIDRYMEAVKNVIKASRNYYSMKVIPGWLGRWIRKWNSRKFLKYSDRTTLDILRSITKNEKLIGVLCGQYGDYGLPPGQSSFAMHAILVSHYFNGGYFPVGGSSKIAEFIYPQIKAGGGEIYSNAEVKEIIMEGNKAVGVLMADGNELKAEKIISNAGVFNTFQRLINPQHPLRPKLERQLKGLAPSVAHICLYIGLKKDSQELQLPRSNFWIYPSYDHDKNVREYLDNPEDNPFPVVYISFPSAKDPDWERRYPGTSTIEIISLAPYDWFKKWENTRWGKRGEDYEALKEKWSLRLLDNLYGQLPHLRGEIDYYELSTPLSTKNFTAYQSGEIYGLDHSPARFQNEFLTPHTPIKNLYLTGQDIVSCGIGGALMSGLITSSAILRKNLIKTIIT